A window of Babesia microti strain RI chromosome III, complete genome contains these coding sequences:
- a CDS encoding NMD3, nonsense-mediated mRNA decay protein 3 (overlaps_old_locusTagID:BBM_III03960) produces MMSRYAPMLCCLCGDLVPEPTDSRTCQRCLLQNVNITHQIPTQTNLLQCCTCKMFYHNHWINVQLESKELLSICIRKTKGLDKVQIVDAKFLWTEPHSKRIKVQYQLRKEISMKCVVEQQHVVEYMIRSTQCDKCKQSYTPHSWDAIVQIRHKVKDKKEILLLEQAIIKHHAQENVIKIVPQLYGFDLHFGCKNHAQKFVEFVCERTVSQVKHSKKLITHDSNNNSYKYKYSTNIDMAEICRDDLIYLPLKFVSQFGGISSFLLCINLNKTITLIDPFTLRKVDISADKYWRNPFFSIYTKIHLSQFIVANIENSKTYMIAGAKYADKYQLVDLELIPCGGSEVIYTTSHLGRQLRPGDTCAGYDLRHLNTMNEQQSDALEKVPYDVIIVKRVVKKHRKARPWVLKSLTKNTDMLFNDLEEFKDDLDDVEELRNDIIFYKNPKCDVPITESSDFDWLSEKIQDLSLDNDGSYY; encoded by the exons atgATGTCACGCTATGCTCCCATGCTTTGTTGTCTTTGCGGTGATTTAGTCCCGGAACCTACAGATTCTCGCACTTGTCAAAGATGTCTATTGCAAAATGTAAACATTACCCACCAAATCCCTACTCagacaaatttgttacaGTGTTGTACTTGCAAAATGTTCTATCACAATCATTGGATTAACGTTCAACTTGAATCTAAAGAATTGTTGTCAATTTGCATAAGAAAAACAAAGGGCCTAGACAAAgtacaaattgttgatgCTAAATTTTTGTGGACTGAACCACACTCGAAGAGAATCAAAGTCCAATACCAGCTAAGGAAAGAAATTAGCATGAAATGCGTTGTTGAACAACAACACGTGGTTGAGTATATGATACGGTCAACTCAGTGTGACAAATGCAAGCAGTCTTACACTCCTCATTCCTGGGATGCAATAGTTCAAATTAGACACAAGGTAAAGGATAAGAAGGAGATATTGCTTCTTGAACAGGCAATTATCAAGCATCATGCACAGGAgaatgtaataaaaattgttccaCAATTATATGGATTTGACTTGCATTTTGGTTGTAAAAATCATGCCCAAAAGTTTGTAGAATTTGTATGTGAAAGAACAGTTTCACAAGTTAAGCATTCAAAGAAATTGATTACTCATGATAGCAacaataattcatataaatataaatatagtACTAATATTGATATGGCAGAGATATGTCGCGATGACTTA ATATATTTACCtttgaaatttgtatcGCAATTTGGCGGGATATCGTCATTTTTATTGTGTATCAACCTTAACAAAACAATCACTTTGATAGACCCTTTTACCCTAAGGAAAGTTGATATTTCTGCAGATAAATACTGGAGAAATCCGTTCTTTTCCA TATATACGAAGATACATTTGTCGCAGTTTATAGTAGCTAACATTGAAAATAGTAAAACTTATATGATTGCTGGTGCCAAATACGCAGATAAATATCAACTTGTAGATCTGGAATTAATTCCTTGTGGCGGGAGTGAAGTTATTTATACCACAAGCCATTTGGGTAGGCAGTTACGCCCTGGTGACACTTGTGCTGGTTACGATCTGAGGCATTTGAATACAATGAATGAGCAACAGTCAGATGCACTGGAAAAGGTACCGTAtgatgtaataattgtCAAAAGGGTAGTAAAAAAGCACAGGAAAGCAAGACCATGGGTGTTAAAATCACTGACAAAG AACACTGATATGTTGTTTAATGACTTAGAAGAATTTAAGGATGATCTAGATGATGTAGAAGAGCTACGCAAcgatataatattttataagAACCCAAAGTGTGACGTCCCCATAACTGAATCTTCTGACTTTGACTGGCTCAGTGAGAAGATCCAGGACTTATCACTGGACAATGATGGGagttattattaa
- a CDS encoding BRX1, BRIX1, ribosome biogenesis protein BRX1 (overlaps_old_locusTagID:BBM_III03965), whose translation MSRCEKKKQLFSKAEKLEKDLNNLEKQRISAQENAKHNDKLIAEKLASEVEGLAELGDIDDDPYLLEDAEYIKKASDWKNKQRVLLFCSRGVTSIARHLLSDLKILIPHHVSEHKWEKRDGYYGINELCELNNCNNVLYIESRKVDLYLWLAKSPNGPTIKFHLLNIHTLGEMHFSGNSILYSRPLIIFDKNFTSDVTLRLFREVLLHVFGTPRNHPKSKPFFDHCIAFYYLDNRIFMRHYQISPSSEIDANKPNKQILTEIGPRFVLEPISILSGSFSGSLLWSSSTYVSPNKIRAMMKKKHANKYLSRNLMESTTKMRKELIDNSVPEDETSFNNVFTVQ comes from the exons ATGTCTAGGTGCGAGAAGAAGAAACAACTTTTTTCAAAGGCTGAAAAGCTTGAGAAAGATTTAAATAACCTTGAAAAGCAAAGAATATCAGCCCAGGAAAATGCTAAGCATAATGATAAGCTCATTGCTGAAAAACTTGCTAGTGAAGTGGAAGGCCTAGCCGAGTTAGGTGATATAGATGACGATCCTTATTTGCTGGAAGATGCAGAATACATTAAAAAGGCTTCTGACTGGAAGAATAAGCAGAGGGTTTTGTTATTTTGCAGCAGAGGTGTTACTAGTATTGCTAGGCATTTGCTCAGTGATTTAAAGATCCTAATTCCTCATCATGTCTCTGAG CATAAATGGGAAAAGCGTGATGGATACTATGGAATTAATGAACTATGTGAACTAAACAATTGTAACAATGTACTCTACATTGAATCAAGAAAGGTTGACTTGTATCTTTGGTTAGCAAAATCTCCTAATGGACCTACAATTAAGTTCCATCTActtaata TACATACTTTGGGTGAAATGCATTTCTCAGgaaattcaatattatattcgAGGccattgattatatttgataaaaatttcactAGTGATGTTACTTTGAGATTGTTTCGCGAAGTGCTTTTACAt GTTTTTGGTACTCCAAGGAATCACCCAAAAAGTAAACCATTTTTCGACCATTGCATCGCATTTTACTACCTCGATAATCGTATTTTCATGAGACATTATCAGATATCTCCTAGTAGTGAAATTGATGCTAATAAACCTAACAAACAAATACTGACAGAAATAG GACCTCGATTTGTTCTAGAACCCATTAGTATCCTTTCAGGTTCATTTTCTGGATCTCTATTGTGGAGTTCATCAACATATGTTTCACCAAACAAA ATCCGCGCTATGATGAAAAAGAAACATGCCAATAAGTATCTGTCGCGTAATTTGATGGAATCCACCACGAAG atgcGGAAGGAATTGATTGACAATTCTGTTCCAGAAGATGAAAcatcatttaataatgtgtTCACTGTGCAGTAG
- a CDS encoding rlmE, rrmJ, ftsJ, ribosomal RNA large subunit methyltransferase E (overlaps_old_locusTagID:BBM_III03970), with translation MGKSSKDKRDIYYRMAKVEGFRARSAYKLSQIFEETGIMCKYDDNTIRHFLLANCCEICSAAHEISSLQQPHMAHTPELYTKIVDLCSAPGSWSQLVSEIVLEQHKQLLDIAKSLTRCNNSFCVNLQKYLDKPIVISVDLQEMAPLPNVHFIRGDITDQCVLQQVFNYFNTRSNVDNNNNSVSVSTDENMKADIVLCDGAPDVSGLHEVDGFIQSELIRFSLHMATQVLRLGGTYISKMFRTEKYPFIISRIGFLFDKVQVMKPSASRNSSVEAFIVAQGFKGNIENLSQMLATPLVNPSQFEFRSQLNAALVPFISCGDLSSFDSDRNYPLDDYQPLDPVQPPITAPYIKP, from the coding sequence ATGGGTAAGAGTAGCAAAGATAAGCGGGATATCTACTATCGCATGGCAAAGGTGGAAGGGTTTAGGGCTAGGAGCGCATATAAACTGTCACAAATATTCGAAGAGACAGGaataatgtgtaaatatgatgataataCTATTAGACATTTTCTATTGGCTAATTGTTGTGAAATATGCTCTGCCGCCCATGAGATTTCATCATTACAACAACCACATATGGCTCATACCCCGGAGTTGTATACTAAAATAGTTGACCTATGTTCTGCTCCTGGCAGTTGGTCACAACTAGTATCAGAAATTGTATTGGAACAACATAAACAACTGTTAGATATTGCTAAATCTTTAACTAGGTGCAATAACAGTTTCTGTGTTAATCTACAGAAATATCTTGATAAGCCCATTGTTATATCAGTCGACTTGCAGGAAATGGCACCGTTGCCTAATGTACACTTTATCAGAGGCGATATAACGGATCAATGTGTATTGCAACAGgtgtttaattattttaacacACGCTCAAATGTTGACAACAACAATAATTCAGTTTCCGTTTCCACAGATGAGAATATGAAAGCAGATATTGTTTTGTGCGATGGAGCTCCTGATGTTAGTGGGTTGCATGAAGTTGATGGTTTTATCCAATCAGAGCTGATCAGATTTTCCCTTCATATGGCCACACAGGTATTGAGACTTGGCGGAACTTACATATCTAAAATGTTCAGAACAGAAAAATATCCATTCATAATATCTAGAATTGGGTTTTTGTTTGATAAAGTTCAAGTAATGAAGCCTTCTGCCTCGAGAAATTCTAGTGTCGAGGCCTTTATTGTTGCTCAGGGTTTCAAGGGAAATATTGAGAATCTATCGCAAATGTTAGCAACACCTCTAGTCAATCCCtcacaatttgaatttagATCTCAACTAAATGCAGCTTTAGTACCCTTTATTTCATGTGGGGATTTGAGTTCATTTGATTCAGATAGAAATTACCCTCTTGATGACTATCAGCCATTGGATCCAGTCCAGCCGCCAATTACCGCGCCATATATCAAACCATAG
- a CDS encoding Adaptin N terminal region (overlaps_old_locusTagID:BBM_III03970;~overlaps_old_locusTagID:BBM_III03975), with the protein MVEYFVDHRQMQVNELAASLSQLASEKNLVYQSLDQIEIQNQSRRKILKKLLSFMTIGLDLSQLFPHVVMISSTSDPVQKKIIYQYIMEYAGSNEDLAILAINAMQKDSKDPDPSIRSLAIKSLCALKTINYSLPIVKNALSDTSFIVQNAAIIGSIRLMLQEYDLSIPVLSKYLRKSINSDNTSVVFNAFFAISYMEQLKGFPVELSRMSTLHLINTFKYFNEWNQNMLLNIFSTFKPQSEEELFNILNQLDYLLSLNSTSLVLGCSKCFLMWTKDYPNLSSHIIKRISKPLITLASTSCPESAHIIYEHLLQIISNITAEDKLIFDESFILFYLKHNDTSQIQSLKLQILSEIINDGNYEFILEHIQFYLNYQSISEQIFPIMVKIGIKYPDTVDGILDLLKTCLEFENKDIVSYSMESIKHLVIYYPKYATNVLLHIEDIKQSLTTYKSKASYISLIGEFGHDVDTSPYVISEYLELCVLGNKYECDFITFVEELLVASVKLFITRSPEIVESLTKIIGFIVEDNICPYLIDRSGLYYKLLHCEDTTTLSNLIFGAKIHYSTQSKYKSQNWVNSFNTNCTLQQQVDNIDSSLVLDKISNDNSFISVCHVDSVHDIFNPLKIPRLIKPKSITPTDFEDKWVVLDGPKGQSYKFNKAIINPVCGIDCYKMDKSHIDNTLSEMNIGIIASGHTESEIKYFLYCSDEMGSDYYMQLIVDDQINILCKTITATDSECVEILLKLIYEKIMESQQ; encoded by the exons ATGgttgaatattttgtggACCACCGTCAG ATGCAAGTTAATGAACTTGCTGCATCACTAAGTCAGTTGGCAAGCGAAAAGAACCTTGTATATCAGTCACTAgatcaaattgaaatacAGAATCAGTCACGCCGTAAGATACTCAAAAAGTTACTTTCGTTTATGACAATTGGATTAGATTTATCCCAATTATTCCCACATGTTGTTATGATATCATCCACTAGTGACCCTGTGCAGAAAAAGATAATTTATCAGTATATTATGGAGTATGCTGGTTCAAACGAGGATCTTGCAATACTTGCTATCAATGCCATGCAAAAGGATTCAAAAGACCCAGATCCATCAATACGTTCATTGGCCATAAAAAGCTTATGTGCCCTAAAGACCATCAATTACTCCTTGCctattgttaaaaatgcCCTATCTGACACCAGTTTTATCGTACAGAATGCAGCAATAATTGGTTCTATTCGCTTAATGTTACAAGAATATGATTTGTCAATACCTGTTTTGTCTAAATACTTACGTAAATCTATCAATTCAGATAATACATCGGTAGTATTTAATGCCTTTTTTGCCATCTCATATATGGAGCAACTCAAGGGGTTCCCCGTTGAGTTGTCAAGGATGTCAACATTACACCTAATAAACAC gtttaaatactttaatGAGTGGAATCAAAACATGTtacttaatatattttctacCTTCAAACCACAAAGTGAAGaagaattatttaacattttaaatcaGTTGGATTATCTACTCTCATTGAATTCAACATCACTGGTTCTTGGTTGTTCCAAATGTTTCTTGATGTGGACAAAAGattatccaaatttatcatctcATATTATTAAACGAATATCAAAGCCACTAATCACTCTAGCATCCACTAGCTGCCCTGAGTCTGCCCATATTATCTACGAGCATTTGTTACAgattatttcaaatataacaGCTGAggataaattgatatttgaTGAATCGTTTATCTTATTTTACTTGAAACATAATGACACATCGCAAATTCAATCTCTCAAgctacaaattttatctgagattattaatgat GGGAattatgaatttatattagAGCACATACAATTTTACCTCAATTATCAGTCAATTTCAGaacaaatatttccaattatGGTAAAAATAGGTATTAAATATCCGGACACGGTGGATGGGATACTTGATTTA CTAAAAACATGTTTAGAGTTTGAAAACAAAGACATCGTAAGCTATTCTATGGAATCTATTAAACATCTAGTGATTTATTACCCTAAG TACGCTACTAATGTTCTATTGCACATTGAAGATATTAAACAATCTCTTACTACATACAAGTCTAAGGCATCATATATTTCACTGATTG GCGAATTTGGCCATGATGTAGACACTAGTCCTTATGTAATTAGTGAATACCTTGAATTATGTGTTCTTGGCAATAAGTACGAGTGCGattttattacatttgtgGAAGAGCTACTAGTTGCCAGTGTCAAACTTTTCATTACTCGATCTCCAGAAATAGTTGAATCACTTACTAAGATAATTGGGTTTATTGTAGAAGACAATATATGTCCTTACTTAATTGATCGTTCTGGTTTATACtacaaattgttacatTGTGAAGATACAACAACACTCagtaatttgatttttggGGCTAAAATACATTACTCAACGCAG TCAAAGTATAAATCGCAAAACTGGGTAAATAGCTTCAATACTAACTGTACTCTGCAACAGCAGGTCGATAATATTGATTCATCCCTCGTTTTAGATAAAATCAGTAATGATAATTCATTCATAAGTGTATGCCACGTAGATTCGGTGCATGACATATTTAATCCATTGAAGATACCACGATTAATCAAGCCAAAATCAATTACACCTACTGACTTTGAAGACAAATGGGTTGTTCTCGATGGGCCAAAGGGCCAatcatacaaatttaataaagCAATAATTAACCCTGTTTGTGGAATAGATTGTTATAAAATGGACAAATCGCATATTGACAATACGCTTAGTGAAATGAATATCGGGATTATT gcgTCCGGCCATACGGAATCTgagattaaatattttttgtattgtTCTGATGAAATGGGCAGCGATTACTATATGCAATTAATAGTGGATGATCagattaatattttatgcaAAACAATCACTGCCACGGATAGTGAATGCGTAGAAATTTTGCTAAAGCTTATTTACGAAAAAATTATGGAATCCCAAcaatga
- a CDS encoding LisH domain-containing protein C29A3.03c (overlaps_old_locusTagID:BBM_III03980) has protein sequence MHYNSHKRHANCPMEALKNEILGLSAKRRNYYNLLSTQIHNLLGVIDHVNKNDDIEQCIPILERNIKAGDYVVKIDSGHREFQHDLNRFRKNHLKSISSDQEIEYALSINDLNEKLFCQMIGMHFLHLGYFDIYKEFAQEVFATFNNPISIHQDIVEAYALLHKMLKHIDNDNVTLAMYWVNTTQGLNTDSSNPHSLRFKLLKLQQLSYYRDVKSPDSILNKLESSDLSKFWKTHRIEIGKIISKFILDDNYNTEYDNLKSEIKKQLTRAYCDHGIYSPAQNCYNNYETRQLNYFDSVSDTSDQSEGSAVEQWNNDVALEASMHQREDNEDDDSDTSTQSLSTTQITTCRSDISNCHCTIMYPMQSLFENNGELVDNWLTSLDFMTATNTNTSSNNRGFSRLFRYCKSCDLNETQSIIDSIYNYTTRPVRRFVRPNARVNQVGLELSQLVSNTNVNVNSGMTVVPTFAFTLLAGEPDDNQESENDDQDTTSSNRRHLSISRILNSIRHQETRNDNQILQRILVANEPIDEGSGTSNLRISPAREIIATGSNITLRDILHMIIRGFRTRTRPRASRRPRTRSTVVHKLKSKKKSSLQESPGSTSSHKRITLPHQSALSLIFTAGYITHPRLVEVLGLVFKERCEAATKVSNWLKSKRQLPLESDLGSSFHFHSHITCAVSKDQTCKSNPPVMLPCGHVICQYCVDKLCKNKARQNFRCPMCPTLVEFHQTKILDIA, from the exons ATGCATTATAACAGTCACAAAAGACATGCCAATTGTCCTATGGAGGCactaaaaaatgaaattttggGTCTATCTGCCAAACGTCGCAATTATTACAACCTACTTAGTACgcaaatacataatttgcTTGGTGTGATTGATCACGTCAATAAGAATGACGACATTGAGCAATGTATTCCTATACTTGAACGTAACATAAAAGCAGGCGATTATGTTGTTAAAATTGACTCAGGGCACCGTGAATTTCAACATGATTTGAATCGGTTCAGGAAGAATCATCTAAAGTCTATATCATCTGATCAGGAAATTGAATATGCATTGTCAATAAACGATCTAAACGAGAAATTGTTTTGCCAAATGATTGGAATGCACTTTCTCCATTTGGgatattttgatatatacaaagAATTTGCCCAGGAAGTTTTTGCAACATTCAACAATCCTATAAGCATTCATCAGGACATCGTTGAGGCTTATGCGTTGCTTCACAAGATGTTGAAGCATATTGATAATGACAATGTAACATTGGCTATGTATTGGGTTAATACTACACAGGGACTAAATACAGATTCCAGCAACCCTCATTCGTTACGGTTTAAACTGCTTAAATTGCAACAACTTAGCTATTATAGGGATGTAAAATCCCCAGATTCAATTCTCAATAAGCTAGAATCAAGTGATTTGTCGAAATTTTGGAAGACACACCGCATTGAAATAGGGAAAAtcatttcaaaatttatactaGATGATAATTACAACACTGagtatgataatttgaaaagtgAAATCAAAAAACAACTTACACGAGCATACTGCGATCACGGCATATATAGCCCGGCTCAAAATTGCTATAATAACTATGAAACCCGACAATTAAACTACTTTGATTCAGTTTCAGATACTTCAGACCAATCCGAAGGTTCAGCTGTTGAACAGTGGAATAATGATGTGGCTTTAGAAGCTTCTATGCATCAGCGTGAGGATAATGAGGATGATGATAGTGACACTTCCACTCAATCGCTTTCTACAACACAAATTACGACTTGTAGAAGCGACATTTCCAATTGTCATTGTACTATAATGTATCCAATGCAATCATTATTCGAAAATAATGGTGAGTTGGTTGATAATTGGTTAACCTCACTAGATTTTATGACAGCCACAAATACCAATACCTCAAGCAATAACCGGGGTTTCAGTAGATTATTTCGCTATTGCAAATCTTGCGATTTGAATGAGACACAATCCATTATTGATAgcatttacaattatacGACGCGACCAGTTCGTCGTTTTGTAAGACCTAATGCAAGAGTTAACCAAGTTGGGTTGGAATTAAGCCAATTAGTATCAAACACTaatgtaaatgtaaattcAGGCATGACCGTTGTGCCAACATTTGCCTTCACATTGTTGGCAGGGGAACCTGACGATAATCAAGAATCGGAAAATGATGATCAGGATACGACAAGTTCTAACAGGAGGCATCTTTCCATTTCAAGAATTCTCAACTCCATAAGGCATCAAGAAACAAGGAATGACAACCAAATTTTGCAGCGTATTTTG GTTGCAAACGAACCGATAGACGAAGGCAGTGGCACTTCTAATTTGCGAATATCACCGGCTAGAGAAATTATTGCTACCGGATCCAATATAACCCTAAGGGATATCTTGCATATGATAATTCGGGGTTTTAGGACTAGAACCAGACCAAGGGCTTCAAGAAGGCCCAGAACCAGATCCACCGTAGTTCATAAGTTGAAAagtaaaaaaaaatcatcgTTGCAGGAATCCCCAGGATCTACTAGTAGCCACAAAAGAATCACTCTCCCTCACCAAAG CGCTCTTTCGCTGATCTTTACTGCCGGTTACATAACGCATCCCCGTTTAGTTGAAGTTCTAGGTCTTGTATTTAAGGAGAGATGCGAAGCTGCAACAAAGGTGTCAAACTGGCTCAAATCTAAACGCCAACTTCCGTTGGAATCTGACCTAGGCAGTAGCTTCCATTTCCACAGTCATATAACCTGTGCCGTGTCTAAGGATCAAACTTGTAAGAGCAACCCGCCCGTAATGTTACCTTGTGGACATGTTATTTGTCA GTATTGCGTTGACAAGCTGTGTAAGAATAAAGCACGGCAAAATTTTAGATGCCCTATGTGTCCTACATTGGTGGAGTTTCATCAAACCAAGATACTGGATATAGCATGA
- a CDS encoding Zinc finger protein 598 (overlaps_old_locusTagID:BBM_III03985) — protein MSGPNTIASKSNIDNFKQLLQCIHSSFVDNNTDLCIICYEQLSIIANPKCDHCVCFICAIKLLTNNNFVYNCPYCQIESHIILTHSNLLTSREKEAIFKRKFNEKLTKKLIYQDNIAYFLRNKIFIYSDQKDILQKICLATVLLIGKLCWHSDCISKLSQSIKNGDKDAIYRADLDNLNKLSNHLATMHNLSYCHLCYDHFKPLMFEITYYYKDQLSRHRNKGDKSSNPKIDPHVFCKYCKKWFFDVESYNAHSKSMHFICDICDSEKSYNVFSNYTSLFNHFKECHYPCIEESCSFVVFATHTQLLVHYAVEHPGMPIPELKLNNYSNFKIKIGNLRRVKTSGTIENSISNLSTQPNCSSPNVNATRSSSNIMADNNICNISDENIANSINVSTKNDHIIDKSYTVISANNIPESYGKSTIPAAIEHKYQHSDTENCDCIDDTILSNVYHENSTDDIFPKYSINSDINKIFHNTPQLINITTQCELIDHVIDQMDGCEDIFIKHNLPDRIVTANVMDALKWKSSKLALSEEHANFLGICSEFTRSIISVVMSHKFTGKDIFLLDKLKSLFIKQYYNLDLSLLDRNGMFLLSLIVVLPPLPLSKYLCRKSILPDQWYCTNDITNEQQNLKLSDDYGKNVSDSGDKVGISAEKSLSLINLHHSNDIKFSSYNTLSRTNIPIVTTQSPSTKETCDYASHSSANLANKLMKSALTAYRCKWRTNSIHSCLLETIEQSLNVQWKLHVLPSVRETINEKLFGIDPNGVKQLTNMAKDLGGILPMKFVEECQALSPLFYLYCSQTNAENLDKWAEKWSESVFKAFRHIKTNELCTIYYYLITLRDTVANINDDILFPPLNPNSTGGDSGNHNVRRPSGENSNNFKNVMNNSLMRNFRRMDFASAITGGADAIANRLKKPTLTEFPALKESVNIRK, from the coding sequence ATGAGCGGACCCAACACAATTGCCTCCAAAAGCAACATAgacaattttaaacaacTTCTCCAATGTATTCACTCCTCTTTCGTCGATAATAATACAGACTTGTGTATAATTTGCTATGAGCAGTTATCAATAATCGCAAATCCCAAGTGTGACCACTGTGTCTGTTTCATTTGTGCAATAAAACTGCtaactaataataattttgtatacaatTGCCcatattgtcaaattgaAAGTCATATAATTCTAACTCATTCAAATCTTTTAACTTCTAGAGAGAAGGAGGCAATATTCAAGCGTAAATTCAATGAAAAACTTACAAAGAAGTTAATATATCAGGATAACATAGCATATTTTCTCAGgaataaaatattcatcTACAGCGATCAAAAGGATATATTGCAGAAGATTTGCCTAGCAACGGTTTTATTGATTGGTAAATTATGCTGGCATTCAGATTgtatttcaaaattatcacaatcGATTAAAAATGGTGACAAAGATGCCATATATAGGGCAgatttagataatttaaataaattatctaatcATTTAGCCACAATGCATAATTTAAGCTATTGCCATTTGTGTTATGATCATTTCAAACCGCTCATGTTCgaaattacatattattacaaaGATCAACTATCCCGACACCGCAATAAGGGGGATAAATCATCTAATCCTAAGATTGACCCACATGTTTTTTGTAAGTACTGTAAGAAGTGGTTTTTTGACGTTGAAAGTTACAATGCGCATTCTAAGTCCATGCACTTTATTTGTGACATTTGTGATTCAGAAAAATCATACAATGTGTTTTCAAATTACACTTCATTGTTTAACCACTTCAAGGAATGTCATTACCCTTGCATTGAGGAATCTTGCTCCTTCGTGGTATTCGCTACTCATACGCAGTTACTGGTCCACTATGCAGTTGAACATCCAGGAATGCCTATACctgaattaaaattaaacaattatagCAATTTTAAGAtcaaaattggcaatttaaGGCGGGTTAAAACATCTGGTACTATAGAAAATTCTATCTCTAACCTCTCTACACAGCCTAATTGTTCCAGTCCAAATGTTAATGCTACCAGATCCTCGTCAAATATTATGGcagataataatatatgtaacaTATCCGATGAGAATATTGCTAATTCTATTAATGTATCAACAAAGAATGACcatattattgataaatccTATACAGTAATCAGTGCAAATAACATACCTGAAAGTTATGGCAAATCTACTATTCCGGCCGCTATTGAACACAAATATCAACATTCAGATACAGAAAATTGCGATTGTATAGatgatacaattttatctaatgTATATCATGAAAATTCTACGGATGATATATTTCCAAAGTATTCCATTAACAGTgacattaataaaattttccacAATACACCACAATTAATAAACATAACCACTCAGTGTGAATTAATTGACCATGTAATTGATCAAATGGATGGTTGTGAggatatattcattaaacATAATCTACCAGATCGTATCGTCACGGCTAATGTAATGGACGCATTGAAATGGAAATCTTCAAAATTGGCCTTAAGCGAAGAACATGCGAATTTTTTGGGCATCTGCTCCGAATTTACACGATCAATTATATCAGTGGTAATGTCACATAAATTTACTGGTaaagatatatttttgctAGACAAGCTCAAGTCGTTATTCATCAAGCAATACTACAATCTTGATCTTTCACTACTTGATAGAAATGGTATGTTTCTACTTTCACTAATCGTTGTTTTGCCTCCACTTCCTCTgtctaaatatttgtgcaGGAAATCAATATTACCTGATCAGTGGTATTGCACAAATGATATTACTAATGAACAACAGAATCTCAAATTGAGTGATGACTATGGTAAAAATGTTAGTGATTCTGGTGATAAGGTTGGTATTTCGGCTGAAAAATCATTGTCTCTGATTAATTTGCACCACTCgaatgatataaaattttcatcttACAACACTTTATCCCGAACCAATATACCAATCGTAACCACCCAAAGCCCGAGCACCAAGGAGACCTGTGACTACGCAAGCCATTCATCTGCCAATTTGGCAAATAAACTAATGAAATCGGCACTTACCGCTTATAGGTGTAAATGGCGCACAAATTCAATCCACTCATGCTTACTGGAAACAATCGAACAATCACTTAACGTGCAATGGAAATTACATGTATTGCCAAGTGTAAGAGAAACAATCAATGAAAAGCTTTTTGGTATAGATCCAAATGGTGTAAAACAGCTAACAAATATGGCTAAGGATTTGGGTGGCATCTTGCCTATGAAATTTGTAGAAGAGTGTCAAGCCCTGAGCCCTCTCTTTTATTTATACTGCAGTCAAACTAATGCTGAAAACCTGGATAAATGGGCCGAAAAGTGGTCAGAATCCGTGTTTAAGGCTTTTAGACACATCAAGACCAATGAACTGTGCACTATCTACTATTACCTAATAACTTTAAGAGACACAGTCGcaaatattaatgatgatatattgtttCCCCCACTTAACCCTAATTCAACCGGTGGTGATTCAGGCAATCACAATGTAAGACGTCCTAGTGGTGAGAATAGTAATAACTTTAAGAATGTTATGAATAATTCCTTAATGAGGAACTTTAGGAGGATGGATTTTGCCTCTGCAATTACTGGCGGTGCTGATGCTATTGCCAATAGACTCAAAAAGCCCACTTTAACAGAGTTTCCAGCTCTGAAGGAATCGGTTAATATACGTAAATGA